ACCTTGGCCTGGTCATACACCACCAACACCACTTCGCTGTGGCCGGTCAGGCCCGAGCAGACTTCTTCGTAGGTCGGGTTCGGCGTATAGCCGCCGGCGTAACCGACCACGGTGCTGACCACGCCATCGCGCTGCCAGAACCGGCGCTCCGCACCCCAGAAGCAGCCCAGGCCAAAGATCGCAAAACCGACGTCGTCCAGGAATGGACCCAGTAGCGGGTTGCCGTTGACGAAATGCGTCTCCGGCAGGTTCATCGGGGTTTCACGGCCAGGCAGAGCTTGTTCTTGAGTGGGCAGCACGTTTTTGTTCACCAGAATTTCCGAGCGCAAGACCATGATCAGTCCTCTCGTCAGGTTGAGTTAGCGGTAAAGATTCAGACAGCCAGTGTGCCCGAGTGTTACGGCGCTGTCAGGCGATTGGCCCGCGCGGGTAGCGTTTGAGCATCGCCAGCAGCTCTGCACCGGGGATCGGCCGGTCAAACAGGTAACCCTGGCCAACATCGCAACGGTGCCGGCGCAGGAACGCCAGTTGTTCGGCGGTCTCGATGCCTTCGGCCACGACCTTGAGCTTGAGGTTGTGGGCCATGGCGATCACGGCCGAGGTGATTTCCATGTCGTCCTGGTTATCCGGGATTTCGTGGATGAAGCTGCGATCGATCTTGATGATGTCGATGGGGAATTTTTTCAGGTAACTCAGCGACGAGTAGCCGGTGCCGAAGTCGTCCATGGCCAGGGTCAGGCCAAAGCTTTTCAGTTGATCAAGCTGCAGGCGTGTGTCTTCGGTGGCTTCCAGCAGCAGGCCTTCGGTGAGTTCCAGCTCCAGCAGGTTGGCCGGCAGCTGTTCTTCCTTGAGGATCGCGGCAATCGAGGCCACCAGGTCCGGGTCGGAGAACTGCTTGGGCGACAGGTTGATCGCCACCTGCAAGTTGCCCATGCCGCCGGCGCTCAGTTGCTTGCTCATGCGGCAGGCCTGGCGGGCGATCCATTTGCCGATGGGGATGATCAGGCCGGTCTCTTCCGCCACGCTGATGAATTGGTCCGGGCGGATCATGCCCTTTTCCGGATGGTTCCAGCGCAGCAGCGCTTCCATGCCCAGCAGGCGGCCGCTGCGCAGGCACAGCTTGGGCTGGTAGAACACGTCCAGCTCGTTCTGGGTGAGGGCGCGGCGCAGGTTGTTCTCGACGAATAGCTTGTAGCTGGCTTCGGCGTTCAGCGCTTCGGTAAACACTTGGACCTGATGCTTACCGTTGGCCTTGGCCTTGTGCAAGGCCAGGCCGGCGTTGCGCATCAGGGTCTGCGGGTCGCGGCCATGCAGCGGCGCGCAGGCCAGGCCCACGGAACCGGTGACGCTGATCAATTGGTTGTCGACGAACATCGGTTTGTCGAGCGTCGCCAACAACTGGCTGGCAACCTGCTGGCCGCTCTCCAGGTCGGTGTCATCGAGCAGCACCGCGAATTCGTTACTGGCAAACCGCGCCAGGCTACCACCGGCACTCAGGCTGTTGCGCAAACGCCGCGCGAGGCTGATCAGCAGCTTGTCGCCGGTCTGATGGCCAAGGCTGTCGTTGATGCGCTTGAAGTTGTCGATGTCCACCAGCAACAGGCTGATCGGGCTGTCGCTGTCGCGGGCAAAGCGTTCGTCGAGGTTGCGGATGAACGCCGGGCGGTTGCCCAGGTTGGTCAGGTTGTCGGTGTAGGCCAGGCGCTCGATGCGCTGCTGGGCCAGCTTGGTCTGGGTGATGTCTTCGTAGATGCCGATGTAGTGGGTCAACTCGCGGTTGTCGCCATACACCTTGGAGATCGACAGCTGGCCCCAGTAGGGTTCGAGGTTTTTGCGCCGGCTCTTGAATTCACCCTGCCAGCTGTTGCTCTTGGCCAGGCTCGACGGCGCATCGAACAGCAATTCACTGAGGTTTTCCAGCGCCGGCAACTGGGCCAGGCGGTGGCCGTGGACCTCTTCGGCGCTGTACTGGGTGATCGCGGTAAAGCTCGGGTTGACGTACTCGACTATGCCGTCGCAATTGACCAGCAGAAAGGCGTTGGCACTTTGCTCCACGGCGCGCTGGAACAGGTGCAGGGCGCTGGTCGCGGTACGGCGGTTGTGGTTGTTGATGACCTGCGCGAACTGATCGGCCAGCTCGCCGGCAAAGGCGATTTCGTCAGCCTGCCAGGCGCGGGTGCTGCCGCTTTGTTCCAGGCACAGCACGCCCACCACATGGCCGTCGACGCGAATGCTCGCGTCGAGCATGGCGTGAATGTCTTTGTCGCGCAGGCTGTCGGCCATTTCCCGGGTGCGTGGATCGCGCAGCGCATTGGTGGCGTCGATCGCCCGGCTGCTGTGCAAGGCTTCCAGGTAGTCCGGGAAGCAGCTGGCATCGATGGATTCAGGCAGGTGGTGCTGCTCGTCGGCGCGGTGGTAGGCCGAGATCGGCACCAGGCGCTGACCTTCGAGGTTCCAGATGCTGGCGCAGTCAATCTGGTAGATATCACAGGCACTGCGGGTGATCAGCTCGGCGGCTTCTTGCAGCGAATTGTTAGCTGTGTAGCGCTGGCGGGCCAGCAGCAGGATCAGCTCCTGCTGGGCGCGCACCCGCTCCAGGTGCTGCAATTGTTCCTGCTGGGCGCGCTGGTTGAGCTCCAGGGCGATCTGCAGGCGGCTGTTCTGGTTCTCCAGGTCTGCCGTCGGGGCAGCGGTGGGAATCTCGCTGAACAGGCCGTCGACCACCATCAAGTAACCGCGCAGCAGGTGGCGATTGTGTTGTTTGTAGGCCTCGCCCATCTCCAGCAGGCTCAGCGGCCCGTCGCTGGTGTGCAGGGTGTAGCGCACCAGGTAATGCGGGCTCTGGGTCAGTTGCTGCTGGATGGTGTCGTGCAGTTGATAGCGTGCCTGGGGCTCCATCAGGCTGGCGTAGGGCGTGCCGATCAAGGCACACAGCTCGACCGCCGGCAGGCCGAATTGGCGTTCGCAATTGGGGTCGAGGTAAAGGAGGGCCCAGCTTGCCTCATTCAGCCGCTCGAAACGCAGCATACCGAGGCGCGAAGGCACCGGTAACTGCGTCACTACCTCGGCCGCCATACGGGCGACATCGGGTTGGCTTTTCATGGGGGAAACTCACTTGAAATTACGCGCACGGCGCCGGGCTCACGCCCTCTTTTCTGTTGCCTGCGGCAAGGTTGCATCATGCGGCGCGGGCTGACAAGAGAGGATGAAGGCTAAGTGCTATAAGGGTGTTATCGGCCGCGAAAGGGATTTCTGCAATCGGGGTGATGGAAGGTGTACAAGCCTGTTTTTGTTGTCCAACAAACCGGCAAAAAAAGCCCCGCCAAGTGGCGGGGTTGAGGTACGAGCGTGGCGCTCGAAAATCGGTGCAACCAGGCCTCCCGGGTGAACGGGAGGCCTGTTCGTGCTTACAGCAGGATGGTGCGGATGTCGTTCAGCAACTGGCTCAGACGCTGGGTGAAGCGAGCCGCAGCAGCGCCGTTGATCACACGGTGATCGTAGGAAAGCGACAGCGGCAGCATCAGCTTCGGCTGGAACGCTTTACCGTCCCACACAGGCTGGATGGTGGCCTTGGACACGCCCAGGATCGCCACCTCCGGCGCATTGACGATTGGCGTGAAGCCAGTGCCGCCAATGTGGCCGAGGCTGGAGATGGTGAAGCACGCGCCCTGCATGTCGTCCGGGGTGAGCTTCTTGTCGCGGGCCTTGGCAGCCAGTGCAGCGGCTTCGGCAGCGAGTTGCAGCAGGCTCTTCTGGTCGACGTTCTTGATGACCGGTACCAGCAGGCCATCCGGGGTGTCGACGGCAAAGCCGATATGCACGTACTTCTTACGGATGATTGCCTTGCCGCTTGGCGCCAGCGAAGCGTTGAAGTCCGGCAGTTCCTTGAGCAGGTGCGCGCAGGCCTTGAGCAGCAGTGGCAGCACGGTCAGTTTCACGCCGGCTTTTTCGGCCACGGCTTTCTGCGCAACGCGGAAAGCTTCCAGGTCGGTGATGTCGGCCTGGTCGAACTGAGTCACGTGCGGGATGTTCAGCCAGCTGGCGTGCAGACCGGCCGCGCCGATTTGCATCAGGCGGGTCATCGGCACTTCTTCGATTTCACCGAAGCGGCTGAAGTCCACGGTACGGATCGGCGGAATGCCCGAACCACCGGTAGCGCCGCCAGCAGCCGGAGCTTCCTTGGCTTTCTGCATCATGGCCTTGACGTAGACCTGCACGTCTTCCTTCAGCACGCGACCGTGAGGGCCGGTGGCCGACACAGCGTTCAGCTCAACGCCGAACTCACGGGCCAGCTGACGCACGGCAGGGCCAGCGTGAACCTTGGCACCGCTTGGCGCAGGTGCGGCAGCAGCAGGGGCCGGTGCGGCCTCGGCTTTTGCAGCAGGTGCAGGCGCAGTAGCCGGTGCGGCTTCAGCCTTGGCGGCGGGAGCGGCGGCCGGGGCCGGCGCAGCAGCAGGTGCAGCGCCTTGTACTTTCAGCTTGAGGATGAAGTCGCCAGTGCCGACTTCGTCTTCCAGCTTGACCGCGATGCTTTCCACTACGCCAGCAGCCGGCGAAGGGATTTCCATGGAGGCCTTGTCGGACTCCAGGGTGATCAGCGACTGGTCGGCTTCGACGGTGTCGCCGACCTTGACCAGCAGCTCGATGATCTTGGCCTTGCCCGACGAACCGATGTCCGGCACGTGGATATCCTGGACGCTGGCGGCGGCAGGTGCAGCAGCCGGGGCCGGAGCGGCCTCGGCAGCCGGCTTTTCAGCAGCGGGCGCAGGTGCAGCAGCGGCAGCAGGCGCTGCCGCAGGGGCCGCATCAGCGGCACCTTCGATTTCCAGTTCCAGCAGTTCGTCGCCTTCTTTCAGGCGGTCGCCCAGCTTCACTTTCAGGCTCTTGACCACGCCGGCCTTGGGGGCAGGGATTTCCATGCTCGCCTTGTCCGATTCCAGGGTCAGGATGCTCTGGTCGGCTTCGACGGTGTCGCCGACCTTCACAAACAGCTCGATTACTTCACCTTCACCGCTGCCGATGTCAGGTACGCGAATGAGTTCGCTCACAAAAAATCTCCTCAGCAGTCCAGTGGGTTGCGTTTTTCCGGGTTGATCCCGAACTTGACGATAGCGTCTGCCACCACCTTAGGTTCGATCTCACCACGGTCAGCCAAGGCTTCCAGGGCTGCCAACACCACGAAGTGACGGTCAACTTCGAAGAAGTGACGCAGCTTCTTGCGGCTGTCACTGCGACCGAAACCGTCGGTGCCCAGGACTTTGAATTCCTTGGACGGGACCCACTGGCGAATTTGTTCAGCAAACAGTTTCATGTAGTCGGTCGAAGCGATCACCGGACCTTTACGGCCATTCAGGCACTCTTCAACGAAGGTGAGCTGTGGCTTCTGGCCAGGGTGCAGGCGGTTGTGACGCTCTACGGCCAGGCCATCGCGACGCAGTTCGTTGAAGCTGGTAACGCTCCACACGTCAGCGCCGACGTTGAACTCGTCACGCAGGATCTTCGCCGCTTCACGCACTTCGCGCAGGATGGTGCCGGAGCCCATCAGCTGTACGTGGTGCGCTGCTTCCTTGGTGTCTTCTTCGAGCAGGTACATGCCCTTGATGATGCCTTCTTCCACGCCAGCCGGCATTGCAGGCTGCTGGTAGGACTCGTTCATCACGGTGATGTAGTAGAAAACGTCCTGCTGCTCTTCGGTCATCTTCTTCATGCCGTCCTGGATGATCACCGCCAGCTCATAGCCGTAGGTTGGATCAAAGGTGCGGCAGTTCGGGATGGTGGCAGCCAGGATGTGGCTGTGACCGTCTTCGTGTTGCAGGCCTTCGCCGTTCAGCGTGGTCCGGCCAGCGGTACCGCCGATCAGGAAGCCACGGGTACGGCTGTCGCCTGCTGCCCACGCCAAGTCGCCAATACGTTGGAAGCCGAACATCGAGTAGAAGATGTAGAACGGCAGCATCGGCTGGTTGTGGCTGGAGTACGAAGTACCGGCAGCGATGAAGGAGCTCATGGCGCCCGCTTCGTTGATGCCTTCTTCGAGGATCTGGCCCTTCTTGTCTTCCTTGTAGAACATCACCTGGTCTTTATCGACTGGCTCGTAGAGCTGGCCGACGGAGGAGTAGATGCCCAACTGACGGAACATGCCTTCCATACCGAAGGTACGGGCCTCGTCCGGGATGATCGGAACGATGCGCGGGCCGATTTCCTTGTCCTTGACCAGTTGCGCCAGGATGCGCACGAAAGCCATGGTGGTGGAGATTTCACGGTCGCCCGAGCCGTCGAGGATAGCCTTGAGGGTGCTCAGGTCTGGCGTCGGTACGCTGAAGCTGTTGGCGCGACGCTGAGGCACGAAACCACCCAGTGCGGCGCGACGTTCGGCCAGGTAGCGGGCTTCGGCGCTGTTCGGCTCCGGCTTGAAGAACGGCAGGTTCTCCAGCTCTTCGTCCTTGACCGGGATGTCGAAGCGGTCGCGGAACAACTTCAGGCTGTCGACATCGACTTTCTTGGTGTTGTGCGCAGTGTTCTTCGCTTCGCCGGCACCGGTGCCATAACCCTTGATGGTCTTGGCCAGGATGACGGTCGGTTGTTCTTTGTGGTTGACCGCTTCGTGGTACGCCGCGTAGACCTTGTACGGGTCGTGGCCGCCACGGTTGAGTTTCCAGATTTCGTCGTCGGACAGGTCTGCAACCATTGCCTTGAGTTCAGGCGTGTTGAAGAAGTGTTCACGCACGAACGCGCCGTCTTTGGCTTTGTAGTTCTGGTACTCGCCGTCGATGACTTCGTCCATGCGACGTTGCAGGATGCCGTCGACGTCCTTGGCCAGCAGTGGGTCCCAGAAACGGCCCCAGATGACTTTGGTCACGTTCCACTGAGCACCGCGGAACACGCCTTCGAGTTCCTGGATGATCTTGCCGTTGCCGCGAACCGGGCCGTCGAGGCGCTGCAGGTTGCAGTTGATGACGAAGATCAGGTTGTCCAGCTTCTCGCGGCCAGCCAGGGAGATGGCGCCCAGGGATTCCGGCTCGTCACACTCGCCGTCGCCCAGGAAGCACCAGACTTTCTGCTTGCCTTCAGGGATGAAGCCACGGGCTTCCAGGTACTTCATGAAGCGCGCCTGGTAGATCGCCTGGATCGGACCCAGACCCATGGAAACGGTCGGGAACTGCCAGAAATCAGGCATCAGCCAAGGGTGCGGGTACGACGACAGGCCGTTACCGTCCACTTCCTGGCGGAAGTTGTTCATGTGTTCTTCGGTGATGCGGCCTTCCATGAACGCACGGGCGTAAACGCCTGGAGAAGTGTGGCCCTGGAAGTAGATCAGGTCGCCGCCGTGTTCGTCGGTCGGGGCCTGGAAGAAGTAGTTGAAGCCGATGTCATACAGGGTTGCGCTGGATGCGAAGCTGGAGATGTGACCGCCCAGGTCCGAATCTTTCAAGTTCGTGCGCATTACCATCGCCATGGCGTTCCAACGTACCAGCGAGCGAATGCGGCGTTCCATGAACAGGTCGCCAGGCATGCGTGCTTCGTGGGTAACAGGGATGGTGTTGCGGTATGGCGTAGTGATGGCGTAAGGCAGTTGCGAGCCGCTGCGGGTCGCGAGTTCGCCCATACGGGTCATCAGGTAGTGAGCACGGTCTTCGCCTTCTTTGTCGAGAACCGATTCCAGGGCGTCCAGCCATTCCTGGGTTTCGACGGGATCGAGGTCTTGCATGGCTTGCTCCAGGGCGGAAAGGCTACCAGAATCGGTTGCCTGAAGTTTGCGACTGGCCTTGTGGGCAGACGACATAAATTCTTGGATGGCCGAAGGTTGCTTCGGCGTCCTGTAGTTTTACTACAAATCGTCGGCCATTTCAGCCTTTCGAATGTATATACGAGTAGTAAAACTACACAAGACTGAGCGTATGGCTCGGTCTGGCTGGTGAGCATAATCGTTATTGTTGATCTTTTGCGAACAAGAAAAGGTGAATGTTTGATGTTGGCTGCCAAAATGAAATTAATTTCAGCTATTTCTAACCTTTGTTCGACAGTCCTTCATAGAGCGTGGTTCTTGCGTTCACAGCCACACGCCATTTACGCGCCGAACAAGGATAGACCATGAGCCTTCCAACACTCGCCGAACTACCGGCGATTCTCTTGCCAAAAGCCCAGCGGGCCGAGCAGTCATTTCGTGACGCAGTGGCCGCGCTGGACGACGATCATGGACTTTCTGCGTGGACGCCGCAACGGTGGGCCGACTTCACCCGCGTGTGCGCGGCCAGTGATTTCGTCATTGAACAGAGTGTTCGTGACCCTTTGATGTTGCTCGAACTGGTGGCCTGGGGCGAGTTGGACCGTGGTTTCGCCCCTGATGAGCTGTGCGGGCAAATGGCTGGCGCCGTGCAACAAGCCGAAACAGAAGATGAGCTGGGACGTGTGCTGCGTCGCCAGCGTACGCGCCAGCAGGTGCGCATCATCTGGCGCGACCTGACCCGCCAGGCGGACCTGGTGCAAACCTGCCGCGACCTCTCCGACATGGCCGACGCCAGCATCGACCAGGCCTACCAATGGCTGTACCAACGCCACTGCGTGCAGTTCGGCACGCCCACCGGCCGGCGCAGCGGCGAGCCGCAGCACATGGTGATCCTGGGCATGGGCAAGCTCGGCGCGGTGGAGCTGAACCTGTCGTCGGATATCGACCTGATCTTCGCTTACCCCGAGGGCGGCGAAACGGTGGGTGTCAAACGCTCCCTGGACAACCAGGAGTTTTTCATCCGCCTGGGTCAAAAGCTGATCAAGGCCCTCGACCCGATGACCGTCGACGGCTTTGTGTTCCGCGTCGACATGCGCCTGCGGCCTTACGGTTCAGCGGGTGCGCTGGTGCTCAGTTTCAATGCGCTGGAGCAGTACTACCAGGACCAGGGCCGCGACTGGGAACGCTACGCCATGATCAAGGCGCGCGTGGTGGCTGGCGATCAGGTGGCGGGTGCGCAGTTGCTGGACATGCTGCGACCGTTTGTCTATCGCCGCTACCTGGACTTCTCCGCCATCGAAGCGCTGCGCACCATGAAGCAGTTGATCCAGCAGGAAGTGCGGCGCAAGGGCATGGCCGACAACATCAAGCTGGGCTCGGGCGGTATCCGTGAAGTGGAATTCATCGCCCAGGCCTTCCAACTGATCCACGGCGGTCGTGACCTGAGCCTGCAACAGCGGCCGTTGCTCAAAGTGCTCGGTACGCTGGAAGGCCAGGGCTACCTGCCGCCGGCGGTGATCGCCGAATTGCGCAATGGCTACGAATTCCTGCGCTACACCGAACACGCGATCCAGGCGATTGCCGACCGGCAGACGCAAATGCTCCCGGACGGCCCGGAAGACCAGGCGCGCATAGCCTTTATGTTGGGCTTTGCCGACTGGACCGCCTTCCACGAGCGGCTGATGTACTGGCGCGGTCGGGTGGATTGGCATTTCCGCCAGGTGATTGCCGATCCTGACGAAGAAGAGGGCGAAGAAAGCGAGTTGGTGGTGGGCGGTGAGTGGTTGCCGCTGTGGGAAGAATCCCAAGATGAAGAAGCGGCTTGCCGCCAATTGGCTGAAGGCGGCTTTACTGATGCGACCAAGGCGCTCAAGGCGTTGGCCGGCCTGCGCAGCAGCCCGCAATTGCGCGCCATGCAGCGTTTGGGGCGTGAGCGGCTGGATGCATTTATTCCACGCCTGCTCGCCCAGGCGGTCGAGCACACCAACCCGGACCTGGTGCTGGAGCGCGTGCTGCCATTGGTCGAAGCCGTCGCGCGGCGTTCCGCTTATCTGGTGCTGCTCACGGAAAACCCTGACGCCCTGCGTCGCCTGTTGACCCTGTGCGCCGCCAGCCCGTGGATCGCTGAGCAGATCACCCGCTTCCCGCTACTGCTCGACGAGCTGCTCAACGAAGGCCGTCTGTTCAAGCCACCCTTGGCGCCTGAATTGGCCGCCGAGTTGCGCGAGCGTCTGACGCGCATCCCGGAAGACGACCTTGAGCAACAGATGGAAGCCCTGCGTCACTTCAAGCTGGCCCACCGCCTGCGCGTGGCCGCTTCGGAAATCGCTGGCAGCCTGCCGCTGATGAAAGTCAGTGACTACCTCACTTGGCTTGCTGAGGCCATCCTCGAACAAGTATTGGCCTTGGCCTGGCGCCAGACCGTGGCGCGCCATGGCTCGCCGCAACGCGTGGACGGCACCCTGTGCGATCCTGGGTTCATCATTGTCGGTTATGGGAAAGTCGGCGGGATCGAACTGGGGCATGGTTCGGACCTGGACCTGGTGTTTATCCACGATGGCGATCCACAAGCGGAAACCGATGGCGCCAAGCCGATCGACGGGGCGCAGTTCTTTACGCGCCTGGGCCAGCGCATCATTCACTTGCTGACCACGCAGACCAACTCCGGCCAGCTGTACGAAGTCGACATGCGCCTGCGGCCTTCCGGCGCGTCCGGTTTGCTGGTGAGCTCGCTGGGTGCGTTTGACCGCTATCAACAAAATGAAGCCTGGACCTGGGAGCATCAGGCCTTGATTCGCGCGCGGGTGCTGGTGGGCAGCCAGGATGTGGGCCAGGCGTTCGAGCAGGTTCGTGCCAAAGTGCTGGGGCAGCAACGCGATCTGGCGAAGCTGCGCCAGGAGGTCAGCGAGATGCGTGCCAAGATGCGTGACAACCTGGGCACCAAGACCACGGCGGCCGGCACCGGCGCCAATGCCTTCGAGGCCACGGCGGCGTTCGACCTCAAGCAGGACGCCGGAGGTATCGTCGATATTGAATTTATGGTGCAATACGCGGCTTTGGCGTGGTCTGCGCAACATCCATCGTTGCTGCGCTACACCGACAATATCCGCATTCTGGAAGGCCTGGAGCAGGTGGGCTTGATGCCTGCCGCCGATGCCCATCTATTGCGCGAGGTGTATAAGGCCTACCGTTCCGCCGCGCACCGCCAGGCCTTGCAAAATGAGGCCGGCACGGTGGCCGGGGATCAGTTCGCCGACGAACGGCGCCAGGTGATGCGAATCTGGCGAGAGCTGGGGTTGAGCTGAAACACTATTAGGGCGGGGAGGCATAAGCCTCCCCGCATCGTTTGTGGAAACTACATGAATATTCTGATCGTTGGGCCCAGTTGGGTCGGTGACATGGTGATGGCGCAGACACTGTTCCAGTGCCTGCGTATGCGCTACCCGGACTGCCAGATCGACGTACTTGCCCCTGAGTGGAGCCGGCCGATCCTCGAACGCATGCCGCAAGTGCGCAAGGCCCTGAGCTTTCCGCTCGGCCATGGCGCGCTGGAGCTGGCGACCCGCCGTCGCATCGGTAAATCCCTGGCGGGCGAATACGACCAGGCGATCCTGCTGCCCAATTCGCTCAAGTCGGCGTTGGTGCCGTATTTCGCCGGTATCCCCAAGCGCACCGGTTGGCGTGGCGAATTCCGCTACGTGTTGCTCAATGACGTGCGCACCCTGGACAAAGCCCGCTATCCGCTGATGATCGAGCGCTTCATGGCCCTGGCCTACGAGCCGGGGGCCGAGTTGCCCACGCCGTATCCGCGTCCGAGTTTGCAGATTGATCCGGTGAGCCGTGACGCCGCCCTGGCCAAGTTCGGCCTGGAACTCGACCGTCCTGTCCTGGCGCTGTGCCCCGGCGCCGAGTTTGGTGAGTCTAAGCGCTGGCCGTCGGAGCACTACGCCAAGGTCGCCGAGGCGAAGATCCGCGAAGGCTGGCAGGTC
The genomic region above belongs to Pseudomonas azotoformans and contains:
- the msrA gene encoding peptide-methionine (S)-S-oxide reductase MsrA is translated as MVLRSEILVNKNVLPTQEQALPGRETPMNLPETHFVNGNPLLGPFLDDVGFAIFGLGCFWGAERRFWQRDGVVSTVVGYAGGYTPNPTYEEVCSGLTGHSEVVLVVYDQAKVKYEDLLKMFWELHNPTQGMRQGNDIGSQYRSVIYATTPEQLAAAQASAEAYQGELTKAGLGAITTEIEEAPTVYFAEAYHQQYLAKNPQGYCGIGGTGVTCPI
- a CDS encoding putative bifunctional diguanylate cyclase/phosphodiesterase — encoded protein: MKSQPDVARMAAEVVTQLPVPSRLGMLRFERLNEASWALLYLDPNCERQFGLPAVELCALIGTPYASLMEPQARYQLHDTIQQQLTQSPHYLVRYTLHTSDGPLSLLEMGEAYKQHNRHLLRGYLMVVDGLFSEIPTAAPTADLENQNSRLQIALELNQRAQQEQLQHLERVRAQQELILLLARQRYTANNSLQEAAELITRSACDIYQIDCASIWNLEGQRLVPISAYHRADEQHHLPESIDASCFPDYLEALHSSRAIDATNALRDPRTREMADSLRDKDIHAMLDASIRVDGHVVGVLCLEQSGSTRAWQADEIAFAGELADQFAQVINNHNRRTATSALHLFQRAVEQSANAFLLVNCDGIVEYVNPSFTAITQYSAEEVHGHRLAQLPALENLSELLFDAPSSLAKSNSWQGEFKSRRKNLEPYWGQLSISKVYGDNRELTHYIGIYEDITQTKLAQQRIERLAYTDNLTNLGNRPAFIRNLDERFARDSDSPISLLLVDIDNFKRINDSLGHQTGDKLLISLARRLRNSLSAGGSLARFASNEFAVLLDDTDLESGQQVASQLLATLDKPMFVDNQLISVTGSVGLACAPLHGRDPQTLMRNAGLALHKAKANGKHQVQVFTEALNAEASYKLFVENNLRRALTQNELDVFYQPKLCLRSGRLLGMEALLRWNHPEKGMIRPDQFISVAEETGLIIPIGKWIARQACRMSKQLSAGGMGNLQVAINLSPKQFSDPDLVASIAAILKEEQLPANLLELELTEGLLLEATEDTRLQLDQLKSFGLTLAMDDFGTGYSSLSYLKKFPIDIIKIDRSFIHEIPDNQDDMEITSAVIAMAHNLKLKVVAEGIETAEQLAFLRRHRCDVGQGYLFDRPIPGAELLAMLKRYPRGPIA
- the aceF gene encoding dihydrolipoyllysine-residue acetyltransferase, whose product is MSELIRVPDIGSGEGEVIELFVKVGDTVEADQSILTLESDKASMEIPAPKAGVVKSLKVKLGDRLKEGDELLELEIEGAADAAPAAAPAAAAAPAPAAEKPAAEAAPAPAAAPAAASVQDIHVPDIGSSGKAKIIELLVKVGDTVEADQSLITLESDKASMEIPSPAAGVVESIAVKLEDEVGTGDFILKLKVQGAAPAAAPAPAAAPAAKAEAAPATAPAPAAKAEAAPAPAAAAPAPSGAKVHAGPAVRQLAREFGVELNAVSATGPHGRVLKEDVQVYVKAMMQKAKEAPAAGGATGGSGIPPIRTVDFSRFGEIEEVPMTRLMQIGAAGLHASWLNIPHVTQFDQADITDLEAFRVAQKAVAEKAGVKLTVLPLLLKACAHLLKELPDFNASLAPSGKAIIRKKYVHIGFAVDTPDGLLVPVIKNVDQKSLLQLAAEAAALAAKARDKKLTPDDMQGACFTISSLGHIGGTGFTPIVNAPEVAILGVSKATIQPVWDGKAFQPKLMLPLSLSYDHRVINGAAAARFTQRLSQLLNDIRTILL
- the aceE gene encoding pyruvate dehydrogenase (acetyl-transferring), homodimeric type, which codes for MQDLDPVETQEWLDALESVLDKEGEDRAHYLMTRMGELATRSGSQLPYAITTPYRNTIPVTHEARMPGDLFMERRIRSLVRWNAMAMVMRTNLKDSDLGGHISSFASSATLYDIGFNYFFQAPTDEHGGDLIYFQGHTSPGVYARAFMEGRITEEHMNNFRQEVDGNGLSSYPHPWLMPDFWQFPTVSMGLGPIQAIYQARFMKYLEARGFIPEGKQKVWCFLGDGECDEPESLGAISLAGREKLDNLIFVINCNLQRLDGPVRGNGKIIQELEGVFRGAQWNVTKVIWGRFWDPLLAKDVDGILQRRMDEVIDGEYQNYKAKDGAFVREHFFNTPELKAMVADLSDDEIWKLNRGGHDPYKVYAAYHEAVNHKEQPTVILAKTIKGYGTGAGEAKNTAHNTKKVDVDSLKLFRDRFDIPVKDEELENLPFFKPEPNSAEARYLAERRAALGGFVPQRRANSFSVPTPDLSTLKAILDGSGDREISTTMAFVRILAQLVKDKEIGPRIVPIIPDEARTFGMEGMFRQLGIYSSVGQLYEPVDKDQVMFYKEDKKGQILEEGINEAGAMSSFIAAGTSYSSHNQPMLPFYIFYSMFGFQRIGDLAWAAGDSRTRGFLIGGTAGRTTLNGEGLQHEDGHSHILAATIPNCRTFDPTYGYELAVIIQDGMKKMTEEQQDVFYYITVMNESYQQPAMPAGVEEGIIKGMYLLEEDTKEAAHHVQLMGSGTILREVREAAKILRDEFNVGADVWSVTSFNELRRDGLAVERHNRLHPGQKPQLTFVEECLNGRKGPVIASTDYMKLFAEQIRQWVPSKEFKVLGTDGFGRSDSRKKLRHFFEVDRHFVVLAALEALADRGEIEPKVVADAIVKFGINPEKRNPLDC
- the glnE gene encoding bifunctional [glutamate--ammonia ligase]-adenylyl-L-tyrosine phosphorylase/[glutamate--ammonia-ligase] adenylyltransferase, yielding MSLPTLAELPAILLPKAQRAEQSFRDAVAALDDDHGLSAWTPQRWADFTRVCAASDFVIEQSVRDPLMLLELVAWGELDRGFAPDELCGQMAGAVQQAETEDELGRVLRRQRTRQQVRIIWRDLTRQADLVQTCRDLSDMADASIDQAYQWLYQRHCVQFGTPTGRRSGEPQHMVILGMGKLGAVELNLSSDIDLIFAYPEGGETVGVKRSLDNQEFFIRLGQKLIKALDPMTVDGFVFRVDMRLRPYGSAGALVLSFNALEQYYQDQGRDWERYAMIKARVVAGDQVAGAQLLDMLRPFVYRRYLDFSAIEALRTMKQLIQQEVRRKGMADNIKLGSGGIREVEFIAQAFQLIHGGRDLSLQQRPLLKVLGTLEGQGYLPPAVIAELRNGYEFLRYTEHAIQAIADRQTQMLPDGPEDQARIAFMLGFADWTAFHERLMYWRGRVDWHFRQVIADPDEEEGEESELVVGGEWLPLWEESQDEEAACRQLAEGGFTDATKALKALAGLRSSPQLRAMQRLGRERLDAFIPRLLAQAVEHTNPDLVLERVLPLVEAVARRSAYLVLLTENPDALRRLLTLCAASPWIAEQITRFPLLLDELLNEGRLFKPPLAPELAAELRERLTRIPEDDLEQQMEALRHFKLAHRLRVAASEIAGSLPLMKVSDYLTWLAEAILEQVLALAWRQTVARHGSPQRVDGTLCDPGFIIVGYGKVGGIELGHGSDLDLVFIHDGDPQAETDGAKPIDGAQFFTRLGQRIIHLLTTQTNSGQLYEVDMRLRPSGASGLLVSSLGAFDRYQQNEAWTWEHQALIRARVLVGSQDVGQAFEQVRAKVLGQQRDLAKLRQEVSEMRAKMRDNLGTKTTAAGTGANAFEATAAFDLKQDAGGIVDIEFMVQYAALAWSAQHPSLLRYTDNIRILEGLEQVGLMPAADAHLLREVYKAYRSAAHRQALQNEAGTVAGDQFADERRQVMRIWRELGLS